The genomic DNA AAAGATCCAATAGTAAGTTTTAAAGAATTATTGAAAGAAAATAATATTATTAGTGAAGAAGACTTTCTTGAAATAGATAAACAATGCAAAAAGATTGCAAAAGATGCTGCTAAATTTGCAGAAGAAAGTCCTGAACCTGATTTAGATGAATTATATACAGATATTTATGCTTAAAGGGAGTGAGAAAGATGCCAATTATTACCATGAGAGAAGCTATTAGGCAAGCTATGGATGAGGAAATGTCAAGGGATGAAAATATAATTTTAATGGGAGAAGAAGTCGCTCAATATAACGGAGCATATAAAGTTAGTCAAGGACTATATGATAAATTTGGTGAGAAGAGAGTTATAGATACCCCTATTACAGAAAGTGGATTTGCTGGTGTTGGAATTGGTGCTGCTATGGCAGGGTTAAGGCCTATTGTTGAATTTATGACATTTAATTTTGCACTTCAGGCCTTTGATCAGATTGTAAATAATGCTGCAAAAATGAGATATATGTCAGGTGGTCAATTCAAGGTTCCGATAGTCTTCAGAGGGCCCAATGGACCTGCAGAATATTTAGCTTCCCAGCATTCACAGGCTACACAAACTTTTTTTGCACATGTACCAGGGTTAAAGGTTGTAGCGCCAGCTACACCATATGATGCAAAAGGTCTTTTAAAAACAGCAATAAGAGATGATAATCCAGTTATATTTTTAGAAGGAGAATTAATGTACTCCTGGGAAGGTGAAGTTCCTGAAGAAGAATATACAATAGAATTTGGAAAATCAGACATAAAACGTGAAGGAAAAGATGTAACTATAATTACCTATTCTAAACCTTTAAAATTAGTATTAGAAAGCGCAAAAGAACTTGAAAAAGATGGTATTGATGTTGAAGTGCTTGATCTAAGGAGTATAAGACCTCTAGATGAAGAAACAATATTAAATTCTGTAAAGAAAACAAATAGATGCGTAATTGTCGATGAATCGTGGCCGTTTGTAAGTGTTGCCTCTCATGTTGGATGGCTAATTTCAAATAAAGCATTTGATTATTTAGACGCACCAGTTGAATTGGTGACAAATGAAGATGTACCCATGCCTTATAACCACAAATTAGAATTAGCAGCACAACCATCTGTTGATAAAATAATAAAAGCTGTTAAAAAAGTTTTGTACATTTAGGAGGACGATATTATGGCTGAAAAATTACTAATGATTGCCTTATCTCCCACAATGGAAAAAGGCACTATCGTAAAATGGGTAAAAAAAGAAAATGAATCTTTCACAGAGGGAGATGTTCTCTGTGAAGTTGAAACAGATAAAACAACAATGGAATATGAAGCAACAGAAGAGGGGACATTATTAAAAATACTTGTTCCTGAAGGTGAAAAGGCTGCTGTTGGTGAACCTATTGCTATATTCGGAGAACCTGGTGAAGATATTTCTGATTTATTGAATGAAAATATTGAAAAAGTGAAAAGTGAAGAGATAAAAAGTGAAACAATAGAAAAAGAAACTGTTAAAGAAATTGAAAATATTAAAGCTAAAGAAGCTGAATTTGAAAGTATTTCAGACAGTATTAAAATATCGCCTTTAGCAAAAAAAATAGCATTAATGAAAAACATTGATATAACAAGAATAAAAGGAACTGGTCTAGGAGGAAGAATAATCAAAAGAGATGTTGAAAACTATAAACTACTAGCAGAAGCTTATGAAACACCAGCAATTTCATTAAATAATGATGAAGATAGAACAATTCCATTATCAGACAAACGCAGAATTATTGGTGAAAGATTGTCACAATCAAAATACACATCACCACATTTTTATTTAACTGTTAGCGTAAATATGGAAAATATAATGGAAAATAGAAAGATGATAAACAACAGATTGAACGAAAAAATATCAATGAATGCATTTTTGATAAAAATAATTGCCAATACATTGAGAAAACACAGAAGAATAAATTCAACTTTGCAAAATAATAAAATAATTGAATTTAGTAGAATTGACATTGCTTTAGCGGTAGCTCAAGAAGATGGATTAATTACACCTATTGTAAGAAATGCTGATAAAAAAGGAATTTTACAGATAGAAAGTGAGTTGAGAGAATTAATAGAAAAAGCAAAAAATAACAAATTGGAACCAGAAGAATATACAAATGCAACATTTACAATTAGTAATCTTGGGTCATTTGGAGTAGATGAATTCACAGCGATAATCAATCCACCAGCTTCAGCAATACTTGCTGTTGGAATGATAAAAAAGATACCTATTGTCGAAAATGATGAAATAATTATTAAACCAATGATGAAAATGACTTTATCTTCAGACCATAGAGTAATAGATGGCTCAGTTGCTGCTA from Marinitoga hydrogenitolerans DSM 16785 includes the following:
- a CDS encoding pyruvate dehydrogenase complex E1 component subunit beta, which encodes MPIITMREAIRQAMDEEMSRDENIILMGEEVAQYNGAYKVSQGLYDKFGEKRVIDTPITESGFAGVGIGAAMAGLRPIVEFMTFNFALQAFDQIVNNAAKMRYMSGGQFKVPIVFRGPNGPAEYLASQHSQATQTFFAHVPGLKVVAPATPYDAKGLLKTAIRDDNPVIFLEGELMYSWEGEVPEEEYTIEFGKSDIKREGKDVTIITYSKPLKLVLESAKELEKDGIDVEVLDLRSIRPLDEETILNSVKKTNRCVIVDESWPFVSVASHVGWLISNKAFDYLDAPVELVTNEDVPMPYNHKLELAAQPSVDKIIKAVKKVLYI
- a CDS encoding dihydrolipoamide acetyltransferase family protein, with translation MAEKLLMIALSPTMEKGTIVKWVKKENESFTEGDVLCEVETDKTTMEYEATEEGTLLKILVPEGEKAAVGEPIAIFGEPGEDISDLLNENIEKVKSEEIKSETIEKETVKEIENIKAKEAEFESISDSIKISPLAKKIALMKNIDITRIKGTGLGGRIIKRDVENYKLLAEAYETPAISLNNDEDRTIPLSDKRRIIGERLSQSKYTSPHFYLTVSVNMENIMENRKMINNRLNEKISMNAFLIKIIANTLRKHRRINSTLQNNKIIEFSRIDIALAVAQEDGLITPIVRNADKKGILQIESELRELIEKAKNNKLEPEEYTNATFTISNLGSFGVDEFTAIINPPASAILAVGMIKKIPIVENDEIIIKPMMKMTLSSDHRVIDGSVAAIFMKDLKETLENPILAIL